In Methylovirgula sp., a single genomic region encodes these proteins:
- a CDS encoding ABC transporter ATP-binding protein yields the protein MVAQDLSLPSAVQHGEEQRPNPSSKSGARRFIVENVVKEYETPIGVRRVLDGISFGIGSGEKIAILGKNGAGKSTLMKIIGGVEPPTSGRLHRGLFTSWPLAFAGGVEGNMSGLDNVRFIARLYRCDVNDMIAFVDDFAELGRSLSLPVRNYSSGMRMRLAFALTLAVDFECFLIDEVLAVGDQRFHRRCYDALFVQRLHRSMILISHDLETIRRFCSKALILKSGRGRVFDDIDLAIKIYETL from the coding sequence TTGGTCGCGCAAGACTTGTCACTACCATCCGCGGTGCAGCACGGCGAGGAACAGCGGCCAAATCCGTCAAGCAAATCTGGTGCGCGACGCTTTATCGTAGAAAACGTGGTGAAAGAATATGAGACGCCCATAGGCGTACGCCGCGTTCTCGATGGAATTAGCTTTGGCATCGGCTCCGGAGAGAAGATCGCAATCCTCGGCAAGAATGGGGCGGGCAAATCGACCCTGATGAAAATCATCGGTGGTGTCGAACCTCCAACTTCGGGCCGTCTGCATAGGGGTCTTTTCACGTCTTGGCCCCTCGCTTTCGCTGGCGGCGTTGAAGGCAACATGAGCGGGCTCGATAATGTTCGCTTTATCGCGCGACTCTATCGCTGTGACGTGAACGATATGATCGCGTTTGTGGATGATTTTGCCGAACTCGGAAGAAGCCTGTCGCTGCCTGTTAGAAATTATTCTTCCGGAATGAGGATGCGACTCGCCTTTGCTTTGACTTTGGCGGTAGATTTTGAATGCTTTCTCATCGACGAGGTGCTCGCTGTTGGCGATCAGCGATTCCATCGCAGATGTTACGATGCTCTCTTTGTTCAAAGGCTACATCGTTCCATGATTCTAATTAGTCACGATCTGGAGACGATCAGACGCTTTTGCTCTAAAGCCCTCATTCTGAAATCGGGACGCGGGCGCGTCTTTGATGATATTGACTTGGCAATTAAAATTTATGAGACGCTTTAG
- a CDS encoding FkbM family methyltransferase encodes MVGPPSGQMSFLNNLLKNSFLGRKLDEIAARLAALDEVRARLAAVELKLDRLEIFSHGARATYVGGNRVLTKTVVADRQIAYLVEADDRLLSPWFIVAGGYETELTNFFVSALKPGSHCIDVGANFGYFTGLMARFCPQGRVIGIEPDAHVFELARDNIFINGFGHAEVIHAAAGKHDFELTLHRRNTRSANTSIAKLPAEFIESMGEAPSEPFTVKCIPIDDLLPRLGGRVDFMKIDVEGAEPLVFEGAEKTIAANPQIRIVVEWSPGQLIAAGFEVSSYLSSLESMGLMPFDIEPDGSLKALSFEELSQLPYRAGVVLKRPD; translated from the coding sequence TTGGTCGGTCCGCCGTCAGGTCAAATGAGTTTTCTGAATAATCTCCTCAAAAATAGCTTTCTCGGCAGAAAGCTCGACGAGATCGCGGCGCGTCTGGCTGCCCTCGACGAAGTCCGGGCGAGGCTCGCGGCAGTCGAACTGAAACTCGATCGTTTAGAAATATTCAGCCATGGTGCCCGGGCAACCTATGTCGGTGGCAATCGGGTCCTCACGAAGACAGTCGTTGCCGATCGTCAGATTGCCTATCTCGTGGAAGCCGATGATCGACTTCTAAGCCCCTGGTTTATTGTTGCGGGAGGTTATGAGACGGAACTGACGAATTTTTTCGTTTCGGCTCTTAAGCCGGGCAGCCATTGCATAGATGTCGGTGCCAACTTTGGTTATTTCACCGGCCTGATGGCGCGTTTTTGCCCCCAGGGTCGCGTCATAGGTATTGAGCCCGACGCTCATGTTTTCGAGCTTGCTCGCGACAATATTTTTATCAACGGATTCGGTCATGCCGAAGTCATTCATGCGGCTGCCGGAAAGCACGACTTTGAACTGACATTACACCGGCGCAACACGCGGTCTGCCAATACCAGCATAGCGAAGCTTCCCGCTGAATTCATCGAGAGTATGGGCGAGGCGCCAAGCGAGCCCTTCACAGTAAAATGTATTCCAATCGATGATCTTTTGCCGAGGCTGGGCGGCCGCGTCGATTTTATGAAGATCGATGTCGAAGGTGCGGAGCCGCTCGTTTTCGAAGGCGCCGAGAAGACTATTGCGGCTAACCCCCAGATTAGAATTGTGGTCGAGTGGTCGCCAGGTCAGCTTATCGCAGCGGGCTTCGAAGTTTCGAGCTATCTTTCAAGTTTGGAATCGATGGGGTTGATGCCGTTTGATATCGAACCAGACGGTAGCCTCAAGGCGCTGTCGTTTGAAGAGCTCTCGCAGTTGCCTTATCGAGCAGGGGTGGTATTGAAACGGCCGGACTGA
- a CDS encoding phosphatase PAP2 family protein encodes MQLAKASSVALLFSIILVSISPAQEQATTLIAAGAIADSVTAADTDPTYNALLKREHGDFVRALQTKGETLSQQVIDKARQSSALADLEWLKASGYDFATKAAQADGIKILSPFITLPRWILDQNDIIATEINHDAIAAQQEHALFDADEVPFLFFPAEALGARLGDAFLRAYEKGEIKKAAALIKATEVSTGAAKSYFNYPRPFLIDGNSIVLVKDAYVAKDGAPYGATGGAFPSGHTNTGYTDGLLLAEMLPERFLPLIARAAGYGYSRIVLGVHYPLDVIGSRMIAERNVAHYLNDPKYHALFVEARDELRGALEKECGEKLAACAKPSDAKSDPWGAPAQRIFYRFTLTYDLPQIGTKDAAMLVPDGVEVLLETLRPDLPVAERRVILRSTELASGYPLDSQNSETGFWQRINLYDAALEAEQR; translated from the coding sequence ATGCAATTAGCAAAAGCAAGCAGCGTCGCGCTGCTTTTCAGTATCATTCTGGTCTCAATATCACCGGCACAGGAGCAGGCGACAACGCTGATCGCCGCCGGCGCAATTGCGGATTCTGTTACAGCGGCTGATACAGATCCCACCTATAACGCGCTCTTGAAACGTGAGCACGGAGATTTCGTCCGTGCGCTTCAGACCAAGGGCGAGACATTATCGCAGCAGGTCATCGATAAAGCGCGGCAGAGTTCCGCATTAGCCGACCTCGAATGGCTCAAGGCGAGCGGCTATGATTTCGCAACCAAGGCCGCTCAAGCCGACGGCATCAAGATCCTATCGCCGTTCATCACCTTGCCGCGCTGGATCTTGGATCAAAATGACATCATCGCCACTGAGATCAATCATGACGCCATCGCGGCTCAGCAAGAGCATGCCCTTTTCGACGCCGATGAAGTTCCATTTCTATTCTTCCCGGCGGAAGCCTTGGGGGCGAGACTGGGTGACGCGTTTCTCCGGGCTTATGAAAAGGGTGAAATTAAAAAGGCCGCTGCCCTGATCAAGGCGACGGAGGTGAGCACCGGCGCCGCCAAGAGCTATTTCAACTATCCACGGCCGTTCCTGATCGACGGCAATTCCATCGTTCTGGTCAAGGACGCCTATGTCGCCAAGGATGGCGCTCCTTATGGCGCGACCGGCGGAGCCTTCCCGAGCGGCCACACCAATACCGGTTACACTGACGGTCTGCTTCTCGCCGAAATGCTCCCGGAGCGTTTTCTGCCGCTGATCGCCCGCGCTGCCGGTTATGGCTATTCCCGCATCGTATTGGGCGTCCATTATCCTCTCGACGTGATCGGCAGCCGGATGATCGCCGAACGCAATGTGGCGCATTACCTTAATGATCCAAAATATCATGCGTTGTTCGTCGAAGCGCGTGACGAGCTACGCGGAGCGCTCGAGAAGGAATGCGGCGAGAAGCTCGCGGCGTGCGCGAAGCCGAGTGACGCCAAATCGGATCCCTGGGGAGCCCCAGCTCAGCGCATCTTTTATCGCTTCACCTTGACCTATGATTTGCCCCAGATCGGAACAAAGGACGCGGCGATGCTGGTGCCGGATGGCGTCGAGGTCCTGCTCGAAACACTCCGTCCCGACTTGCCGGTGGCCGAGCGTAGGGTGATTCTCCGCAGCACGGAGCTTGCCTCCGGATATCCTTTGGATTCCCAAAACTCGGAAACAGGCTTCTGGCAACGGATCAATCTCTATGACGCCGCGCTGGAGGCCGAGCAGCGCTGA
- a CDS encoding DEAD/DEAH box helicase family protein codes for MAYIKFGYAMSYFADNYASFRYPLQANDTPGFRLAQLGAIHASAAHFANRSDPGIVTMPTGSGKTAVLIAAAFVLRARRVLVIAPSRLVREQIAEEIASLVTLRAAEALGDEVSSPKVYSVKKRVKTLEAWEAMRAYDVVVATVQSISPGYEDIATPPADLFDLVLVDEAHHSPARTWQAVLDHFSSAQRLLFTATPFRQDQREIKGRFIFTYDLRKAFEDGVFGEIRYQPVTPEPSQTNDAAIAVAAERQYRADQAASYQHRVMVRTDSRRRAIELFSIYRDHTSLRLKIVTGDKSLRYVKAVIEELESGELDGIICVNMLGEGFNFPSLKIAAIHSPHRSLSVTLQFIGRFARTAGQNLGPATFLAIPSEIEIEAERLYDNRAVWQEMVQNLSATRVHQEAQTREVLESFAPTDLSTPDLSDLSLYVLEPYYHVKIYQLDQSIDIRTPVEFPEAFQIVYQAISEAHNASIYVTREMTLPRWTTDDRLSCVQPDLFIFFQDPQSNLLFICASRRSEGLYRFLVESFAGDPKALPLVRLNRALNDITAPEFFNVGMRNRVASNTTESYRIVAGSNADKVIGRSDARLYHRGHAFGRGSDDGELVTIGLSSASKIWSNKSAKLPDLIEWCEKLASRISSDRTPVTGSGLDLLDVGEEIDTLPEGIIAVDWRHSVYKSPPQLRYDLPSGEMVTQLLDCDLTVDVSASTEDAIVIVLSHGSGLEYKATYSFETNRFVEPLTPNEPDVQIERERETLSLIDFLNSEMPIFYTEDLSLVDGYSLLRAPTDALPPFDDSLIETLDWAAANIDIQREFGVAGDGLISIHAGLENQLNTSVNSVVYYDHGTGEIADFIAIEQQANRLIIKFYHCKGATGSLAGHRVADIYEVTAQAVKSVPWALKQKILTHVRRRFNSRIGSHRFIRGDLDAMEQILTDAAAAQIEFEFIAVQPGLQKQNLPNALANVLAAASDHLIRGGFRPLKVIASA; via the coding sequence TTGGCATATATCAAATTTGGTTATGCCATGTCGTATTTCGCCGATAACTACGCTTCTTTTCGTTACCCTTTGCAGGCGAACGACACGCCAGGTTTCCGCCTCGCGCAACTGGGAGCGATTCATGCTTCCGCTGCGCATTTTGCCAACCGCTCCGATCCCGGCATCGTCACGATGCCTACTGGCTCCGGCAAAACCGCAGTTCTGATCGCGGCGGCGTTCGTGTTGCGTGCGCGGCGGGTGCTCGTCATTGCGCCGAGCCGGCTTGTCCGCGAACAGATAGCGGAAGAAATCGCCTCACTCGTGACATTGCGCGCAGCGGAAGCCCTTGGCGATGAAGTCTCCTCACCAAAGGTTTACAGCGTCAAAAAGCGAGTGAAAACTCTCGAAGCTTGGGAGGCGATGCGTGCTTACGACGTCGTGGTCGCAACGGTTCAAAGCATCAGTCCCGGATACGAGGACATCGCAACTCCCCCCGCCGATCTGTTCGACTTAGTTCTGGTAGATGAAGCCCATCACAGTCCGGCCCGCACATGGCAGGCCGTGCTCGACCATTTTAGCTCTGCTCAGCGACTACTGTTCACCGCAACGCCATTTCGGCAAGATCAGCGGGAAATCAAAGGTCGCTTTATTTTCACTTATGATCTTCGTAAAGCCTTTGAGGACGGCGTCTTTGGAGAAATAAGATATCAGCCGGTCACGCCTGAACCGAGTCAAACGAATGATGCGGCGATCGCCGTGGCTGCAGAGCGGCAATATAGGGCCGACCAAGCGGCAAGCTACCAGCACAGGGTTATGGTTCGCACCGACAGCCGTCGGAGGGCGATCGAACTGTTCAGCATCTACCGAGATCATACCAGCCTGCGTTTGAAGATTGTCACCGGCGACAAGTCGCTGAGATATGTCAAAGCCGTTATAGAGGAGTTGGAGTCAGGGGAGCTCGACGGCATTATCTGCGTGAACATGCTCGGCGAGGGTTTTAATTTTCCGAGTTTGAAGATCGCCGCCATCCACTCGCCGCACCGCTCGCTCAGCGTTACTCTGCAATTTATTGGCCGCTTTGCTCGCACGGCGGGGCAAAATCTCGGCCCAGCAACCTTTTTGGCTATACCATCCGAGATCGAGATCGAAGCCGAGCGGCTCTATGACAATCGTGCCGTCTGGCAGGAGATGGTGCAAAATCTCAGCGCAACTAGGGTTCATCAGGAGGCGCAGACGCGGGAGGTGCTGGAGTCCTTTGCGCCGACCGACCTGAGCACGCCAGACCTATCCGACTTATCCCTTTATGTTCTTGAGCCATATTATCATGTGAAAATCTATCAGCTCGATCAGAGCATCGACATCAGAACACCCGTTGAGTTCCCCGAAGCATTCCAGATCGTCTATCAGGCGATCAGCGAAGCGCATAACGCTTCGATATACGTAACCCGCGAAATGACGCTTCCGCGTTGGACTACGGACGATCGTCTTTCGTGCGTTCAGCCAGATCTTTTCATTTTCTTCCAAGATCCGCAGTCTAATCTCTTGTTCATTTGCGCCTCCCGCCGCAGCGAAGGCCTGTATAGATTTCTGGTAGAATCCTTTGCCGGTGATCCAAAAGCATTGCCGCTCGTTCGATTAAATCGCGCGCTTAACGATATTACCGCGCCCGAGTTTTTCAATGTCGGGATGCGTAATCGCGTCGCTTCGAATACAACTGAGTCATATCGAATTGTTGCTGGGTCCAACGCGGATAAGGTGATCGGGCGAAGCGACGCGCGACTTTATCACCGCGGCCATGCCTTTGGCCGCGGGTCGGATGACGGCGAACTTGTCACAATTGGCTTGAGCAGCGCATCAAAGATTTGGAGCAACAAAAGCGCCAAACTTCCAGATCTTATCGAATGGTGTGAAAAACTGGCGAGCCGAATCAGCAGCGATCGTACCCCCGTTACGGGTTCTGGTCTCGATCTGCTGGATGTTGGCGAGGAGATTGATACTCTGCCCGAAGGCATTATTGCGGTCGATTGGCGCCATAGCGTCTACAAAAGTCCGCCACAGCTCCGGTATGATTTGCCGTCGGGTGAAATGGTCACTCAGCTCCTTGATTGCGACCTGACAGTTGATGTGTCGGCCTCCACGGAAGATGCGATCGTCATCGTGTTGAGCCATGGCAGCGGGCTGGAATACAAAGCTACTTATTCTTTTGAAACGAATCGGTTCGTTGAGCCTCTCACGCCCAACGAGCCGGACGTCCAGATCGAGCGTGAGCGGGAAACCTTGTCCCTAATAGATTTTTTAAATAGTGAAATGCCGATTTTCTACACGGAAGACCTATCGCTCGTTGATGGGTATAGTTTGCTTCGCGCTCCGACAGATGCATTGCCGCCATTTGATGACTCGCTCATAGAAACGCTCGATTGGGCTGCAGCAAATATTGACATCCAACGGGAATTTGGAGTTGCTGGCGATGGTCTGATATCTATCCATGCCGGCCTCGAAAACCAGCTGAACACTTCTGTAAATTCAGTTGTCTATTATGATCACGGCACAGGGGAGATTGCCGACTTCATCGCTATAGAACAACAGGCCAATAGGCTCATTATAAAATTTTATCATTGCAAAGGCGCAACGGGCAGTCTAGCGGGTCATCGCGTGGCGGACATTTATGAAGTCACAGCACAAGCGGTTAAGTCGGTGCCTTGGGCTCTTAAACAAAAGATTCTTACCCACGTCCGTCGGAGATTCAACAGTCGCATTGGAAGCCATAGATTTATCCGAGGCGATCTCGATGCCATGGAGCAGATACTCACTGACGCAGCGGCAGCGCAGATCGAGTTTGAATTTATCGCCGTGCAGCCCGGACTTCAGAAGCAAAATCTACCCAACGCACTTGCCAATGTTTTGGCAGCCGCAAGCGATCACTTAATACGGGGTGGGTTTCGGCCGCTCAAGGTCATAGCTTCTGCTTGA
- a CDS encoding TniQ family protein: MHFAPRLNPTLPLMPGESPASFASRLANIHGIGSAREFCLDMGFQFQGVVDGAEEALTALSELSGASLDSLRINAIRRAGGVFSIGTQRLNKASLRRERLHVCPLCLKDDIETSAVPAAFAVYGRTIWLLNHIRTCPLHHFPLVKVSENTLGRLHEFSFSIQQMWPDLEMIIPRFHERRRSELETYLLNRILGLKSRAEWLDNLEWFAAARTCEMIGVVVEFGRTPNLNSFTDDDWHRAGITGFDIAAGGEASVWSLLSDLQTSYNYKDAHEGPQAYFGRLFQWLAFGTQYPEYSPVRDLMRRHIIESSPVGPGDIILGKPVEKRVIHSVITASQESGAHPKRLRKLLVAAGIIPPGLDQYPSGRVLFNASSAEGFIARAVTSLNLKEVEAHLGVGRAQAKLLYQNGFILPCVPEGAEGLGDLAFARDDLDAFLRQLLEGAVPFSDPQPPICSIEKAVKRVNCSIAEIVQLILGKKLRWLGLDPAQHGFAALLVDVEEIKELVRGEYPGGVPIYVALEKLKTTERVAKLLIAGGHLITVAAISPLNRCPVRLIPNDSLEGFRDRYISLYELTLVTGYHHTKVKRLLDARGLEPALTSDRFGATFYFKSDVAYLAR; encoded by the coding sequence ATGCACTTCGCGCCCCGTCTTAATCCCACCCTCCCCTTGATGCCTGGCGAATCTCCCGCGAGCTTCGCCTCGCGCCTCGCGAACATCCATGGCATAGGCAGCGCGCGCGAATTTTGCCTAGACATGGGATTTCAGTTCCAAGGCGTTGTCGACGGAGCAGAAGAGGCACTCACGGCGCTGAGCGAACTATCGGGCGCATCCCTGGATAGTCTCAGAATAAACGCCATCCGCCGCGCCGGTGGGGTGTTTTCCATCGGCACTCAGCGGTTAAACAAGGCCTCTTTGCGCCGAGAACGTCTTCACGTTTGCCCGTTATGCCTCAAGGACGACATCGAGACATCCGCGGTACCGGCAGCCTTTGCGGTTTATGGCCGCACGATATGGTTGCTCAACCATATCAGGACGTGTCCTCTCCATCACTTTCCTCTCGTCAAAGTATCCGAAAACACGCTAGGGCGCCTCCACGAGTTCTCATTCTCCATTCAGCAAATGTGGCCTGATCTCGAAATGATCATTCCGCGTTTTCACGAGCGCCGCCGGTCTGAACTTGAAACTTATCTTCTAAACCGAATTCTTGGTCTTAAAAGCCGGGCGGAATGGCTCGACAACCTCGAGTGGTTTGCCGCGGCAAGGACATGCGAGATGATCGGCGTGGTCGTTGAGTTCGGGCGCACCCCAAACCTGAACAGCTTCACCGACGATGATTGGCACCGCGCTGGCATCACGGGTTTCGACATAGCCGCTGGGGGCGAGGCAAGCGTTTGGTCGCTTCTGAGTGACCTTCAAACGTCCTATAACTACAAAGACGCCCACGAAGGACCGCAGGCATATTTCGGACGATTGTTTCAGTGGCTCGCTTTCGGCACTCAGTATCCGGAATACAGTCCTGTACGCGATCTCATGCGACGCCATATTATCGAGAGCAGCCCTGTCGGACCTGGCGACATCATTCTCGGCAAGCCCGTCGAAAAACGCGTGATCCATTCGGTGATCACCGCATCGCAGGAGAGCGGGGCTCACCCTAAGCGGCTTCGAAAACTGTTGGTCGCGGCCGGTATCATTCCTCCTGGACTTGATCAATATCCGTCCGGCCGCGTTTTGTTTAATGCATCCTCGGCTGAAGGATTTATCGCCCGCGCCGTCACCTCCCTCAATCTCAAAGAGGTTGAGGCTCATCTCGGTGTCGGCCGCGCCCAAGCCAAACTGCTTTATCAGAATGGCTTTATCCTTCCTTGCGTCCCCGAAGGAGCGGAGGGGCTTGGCGATCTCGCTTTCGCTCGCGACGACCTTGACGCGTTCCTGCGACAGCTATTGGAAGGCGCGGTTCCCTTCAGCGATCCTCAACCACCAATTTGCTCCATCGAAAAGGCGGTAAAGAGAGTTAACTGCAGTATCGCTGAAATTGTTCAGCTCATTCTTGGGAAGAAGCTACGATGGCTGGGATTAGATCCAGCACAACACGGCTTCGCCGCATTGCTGGTCGACGTCGAAGAGATCAAAGAACTTGTCCGGGGCGAATATCCGGGCGGCGTCCCGATTTATGTGGCTCTCGAAAAGCTAAAGACGACCGAACGTGTAGCCAAATTGCTTATAGCCGGCGGTCATCTAATTACCGTAGCGGCCATAAGCCCTCTAAATAGATGTCCCGTTCGACTGATCCCGAACGATAGTCTGGAGGGATTTCGCGATCGTTATATTTCACTTTATGAGCTGACCTTGGTGACGGGTTATCACCACACCAAGGTCAAGAGGCTGCTTGATGCGCGTGGGCTTGAACCCGCCCTCACCTCAGACAGGTTTGGCGCGACATTCTACTTTAAAAGCGATGTCGCTTACCTGGCGAGATAA
- a CDS encoding TniB family NTP-binding protein codes for MTSNTPDDVDTIVDALRNKFVSMPRDAQLRDAFELFNSHNRKIHEIDRPLQNREAKLLVVTGRSGAGKTTSLTRLLSNHPDFPDYAEQHSIRKDSDSPNQYALWPLLTVTAPSPCVLVELARTVLTPLGYPLARSTQGAAAWAHTRAHLRMKGTRILHIDEMQHATETKNVTQMREIANTIKRLLVDPQWPVSVMISGIEDLNDFLNFDFQLAGRVLQTIRFESISPIDDAREIAAIASDLCSRTRLSLVAPDQDQQFWSRLIHAANCQFGKSVEFFIDTIEHVLKRNSLNGDHRMMMEDFATVYVRKRACRPAANPFIAPDWSLIDTSKILQKAPSRPDDDPSPTSPAKRPRRSKRK; via the coding sequence GTGACCAGCAATACTCCTGATGATGTCGATACCATCGTCGACGCACTGCGGAATAAATTCGTGAGCATGCCCCGCGACGCCCAGCTTCGCGACGCATTCGAGCTCTTTAATTCGCATAATCGGAAAATACACGAAATCGACCGGCCGCTTCAAAACAGGGAAGCCAAGCTTCTCGTCGTGACAGGGCGCAGCGGCGCAGGAAAGACAACCTCCCTTACACGGTTGTTGTCAAATCATCCCGATTTTCCAGATTACGCTGAACAGCATTCGATTCGTAAGGACAGCGATTCCCCCAACCAATATGCCCTCTGGCCGCTGTTGACGGTCACAGCGCCGTCGCCCTGTGTGCTGGTTGAACTCGCTCGGACGGTATTGACCCCTCTTGGCTACCCGCTTGCTCGGAGCACACAAGGCGCTGCCGCGTGGGCGCACACGCGGGCCCACCTGCGCATGAAGGGGACGAGGATTCTTCATATCGATGAGATGCAGCACGCGACGGAAACCAAAAACGTAACTCAAATGCGGGAAATTGCTAACACTATCAAAAGGCTTCTCGTCGATCCTCAGTGGCCTGTGTCTGTCATGATTTCAGGCATTGAAGACCTCAACGATTTCCTGAATTTTGATTTTCAGCTCGCCGGCCGCGTTTTGCAGACCATTCGTTTTGAGTCGATATCACCAATTGACGATGCTCGAGAGATCGCCGCTATCGCCAGCGACCTTTGTTCTCGTACACGTCTATCTCTGGTCGCGCCAGACCAGGACCAGCAATTCTGGTCTCGTTTGATTCATGCGGCAAACTGCCAATTTGGGAAATCCGTCGAGTTTTTTATTGATACCATCGAACATGTTCTCAAGCGAAATTCCCTTAATGGCGATCACCGAATGATGATGGAGGATTTTGCCACGGTATACGTGCGAAAGCGTGCGTGCAGACCCGCGGCCAATCCTTTTATCGCCCCGGATTGGAGCCTGATTGACACTTCGAAAATTCTACAAAAGGCGCCGTCACGGCCTGATGATGACCCGTCGCCCACGTCGCCTGCCAAACGGCCGCGTCGCAGCAAACGGAAATAA
- a CDS encoding Mu transposase C-terminal domain-containing protein — MSTPRPHKLRFSHFDRIVIADKDYRYVEAVTDGYLFRRNDTDLVETFSRDQIAQLRLEKKFGVDRDFYSIEKARARGESDLQFLKDLPLEKQNLILCRKDCVDAFLELEKTDPSVTRSDAAMPAAIDRIIVTLQPKWAVMMAQERKPRTGTIAKTFDPPRGAKAWRTWLTRYENSGGDARALHPRYHQCGDRTPKVAAETRPIMNKHVHSYMDERRPSKRKCFTGFLQAIKDINEQRRIADLEPIPTVSKNTFFAAIDRLSKFHVYAARYTLEAAKRKFHMSSGGIEARRPLERVETDEWHIHLHTLFDELDLIQYLEPDEIARLKRCRWHLCIVIDCATRCILGASIAATATPENALRALHLACIDKTKIAIAAGAVTPWDMHGTPDCVSADNGSSFVSTKYRIAVSDLGSNPDYPPAGFPELRPKVERFIRTIDTKAASDFTGRTFSNIVELGDYPAEQRAAITVEELWDVFLRYLVDEYHNEPHDGLFGETPRNAWLRLTEDYGASPPPTANMLRVTFGTALTRTIGDYGIRVLGLWYQSEELQTWRRQYGDVKIDIRVDPEDLGAISTKLGNSWIPINCLADWASGLDVRTWIGVCADLRARFAREAEVASHVVHDAVCARQALSQKAIKRAALGPTTLSSEEIELAERNLTLSFRWKANVPDPSIDADRDPLHDATMPVATAAPSVPPTAAAPELNNPPVKNYQIED; from the coding sequence ATGTCCACGCCACGTCCCCACAAGCTGCGCTTCAGCCACTTCGACCGGATCGTTATCGCGGACAAGGATTACCGTTACGTCGAGGCTGTCACCGACGGCTATCTCTTCCGCCGCAACGACACCGACCTTGTCGAAACTTTCTCTCGTGATCAGATCGCCCAGCTCAGACTGGAGAAGAAATTTGGTGTCGACCGCGACTTCTACTCCATTGAGAAGGCACGCGCTCGCGGCGAAAGCGATCTCCAGTTCCTGAAGGATCTCCCGCTCGAAAAACAAAACCTCATTCTTTGCCGTAAGGACTGTGTCGACGCTTTCTTGGAGCTTGAGAAAACAGACCCATCGGTCACTCGGTCAGATGCTGCGATGCCGGCAGCCATCGATCGGATTATCGTAACCTTGCAGCCAAAATGGGCAGTTATGATGGCCCAAGAACGAAAACCAAGAACCGGCACAATTGCCAAAACATTCGATCCGCCCCGCGGCGCAAAAGCATGGCGGACGTGGCTAACGCGCTACGAGAACTCCGGCGGTGATGCTCGCGCTTTGCATCCGCGTTATCACCAATGCGGCGATCGGACACCGAAAGTCGCCGCCGAAACCCGCCCGATTATGAATAAGCATGTCCATTCGTATATGGATGAGCGGCGCCCGTCTAAAAGGAAGTGCTTCACAGGCTTCCTCCAGGCAATCAAGGATATCAACGAACAACGCCGGATCGCAGACCTGGAGCCGATTCCAACGGTTTCGAAGAATACGTTTTTCGCAGCCATCGACCGGCTTTCTAAATTCCACGTCTATGCCGCCCGTTACACTCTAGAGGCCGCCAAGCGCAAGTTCCACATGTCCTCCGGCGGCATCGAAGCTCGGCGCCCGTTGGAGCGCGTCGAAACCGACGAATGGCATATCCATCTCCATACCCTGTTCGACGAATTAGATCTGATCCAATATCTTGAACCGGATGAAATCGCGCGTCTGAAACGCTGCCGTTGGCACCTGTGCATTGTAATCGATTGCGCCACGCGCTGTATTCTCGGTGCCTCGATTGCCGCGACCGCCACGCCTGAGAATGCGTTGCGTGCACTTCACCTCGCATGCATCGATAAAACCAAGATAGCCATCGCCGCTGGCGCGGTCACTCCTTGGGACATGCACGGAACCCCTGATTGCGTCAGCGCGGATAACGGCAGCTCGTTCGTTAGCACGAAATATCGCATCGCGGTCAGCGACCTCGGGTCAAACCCTGACTATCCTCCTGCCGGCTTTCCGGAGTTACGCCCTAAGGTGGAGCGTTTTATCCGGACAATCGACACCAAAGCTGCGTCGGATTTCACCGGACGCACTTTCTCGAACATCGTTGAGCTCGGTGACTATCCGGCCGAACAGCGCGCCGCCATTACCGTCGAGGAATTGTGGGACGTTTTCCTCCGGTATTTGGTCGACGAATATCATAACGAGCCGCATGACGGACTTTTCGGCGAAACGCCGAGGAATGCCTGGCTTCGCCTGACTGAAGACTATGGTGCTTCGCCTCCGCCAACGGCAAATATGCTGCGTGTTACTTTTGGTACCGCGCTTACGCGGACCATTGGCGATTACGGCATTCGCGTGCTCGGGCTCTGGTACCAATCTGAGGAACTTCAAACATGGCGGCGGCAATACGGCGACGTCAAGATCGATATTCGCGTAGACCCGGAAGACCTCGGTGCCATCTCCACTAAGCTCGGCAATTCTTGGATTCCGATCAACTGCCTCGCCGACTGGGCTTCGGGCCTTGATGTCAGGACATGGATCGGTGTCTGCGCGGATCTCCGCGCCCGCTTCGCACGCGAGGCTGAAGTCGCAAGTCACGTTGTCCATGACGCCGTTTGTGCTCGACAGGCACTCAGTCAGAAGGCGATCAAGCGCGCGGCCTTGGGTCCGACAACGCTGTCGAGTGAGGAAATCGAACTCGCGGAACGCAACCTCACCCTGAGTTTTCGCTGGAAGGCGAATGTCCCCGATCCGAGCATCGATGCGGATCGTGATCCCCTGCATGACGCCACGATGCCCGTCGCAACCGCCGCGCCGTCGGTACCGCCCACCGCAGCGGCGCCTGAGTTGAATAATCCCCCCGTTAAAAATTACCAGATTGAGGACTAG